In Chloroflexota bacterium, the following are encoded in one genomic region:
- a CDS encoding homoserine dehydrogenase encodes MRKARLAIAGLGNVGKRLLELIEQKRGWLRQQFDLELVVVGVCDTTGGAENAAGLDVKKIIELKRAKKGVAAYREYARTPMSPVDLARTVDVDIFVELTLTNLQDGRPGLDAIRAALAKKAHVVTANKGPLVLAYPELAAFARNQGVRLLHSATVTGGLPTLNLGMRDLGAATIEKFEGVVNGTTNYILSRMSEGQSYARALKHAQEIGMAEADPTLDVDGWDAASKLVIVANAVLHRPTTLKDVRVEGIRKVTQDELLLATEHNKVVKLIALAERVGGEYHLSVRPTTLDKTHLLATVGAGMMGVMYHTDINGVIFAAIEEENPYPTAAGVLRDITHAAM; translated from the coding sequence TTGAGAAAGGCACGGCTAGCTATCGCCGGCTTGGGCAACGTGGGCAAACGCTTGCTCGAATTGATCGAGCAGAAACGCGGCTGGTTGCGCCAACAGTTCGATTTAGAGCTCGTCGTCGTCGGCGTATGCGATACGACCGGCGGCGCGGAGAACGCGGCGGGCTTGGACGTTAAAAAGATCATCGAGTTGAAACGCGCGAAAAAAGGCGTCGCCGCGTATCGCGAATACGCGCGCACGCCCATGTCGCCGGTTGATTTAGCGCGCACGGTGGACGTGGACATTTTCGTCGAACTGACGTTGACGAATCTGCAAGACGGTCGGCCGGGCTTGGACGCGATTCGAGCCGCGCTCGCGAAAAAGGCGCACGTCGTCACCGCGAACAAAGGTCCGCTCGTGCTGGCGTATCCCGAACTTGCCGCGTTCGCGCGTAACCAGGGGGTTCGGCTCTTGCACAGCGCGACGGTCACCGGCGGTTTGCCGACACTCAACCTGGGTATGCGCGATCTCGGCGCGGCGACGATTGAGAAATTCGAAGGTGTGGTCAACGGCACGACGAATTATATTCTGTCGCGCATGAGCGAAGGGCAATCGTACGCGCGCGCGCTCAAACACGCGCAGGAAATCGGCATGGCGGAAGCCGACCCGACGCTCGATGTGGATGGCTGGGACGCGGCGAGCAAACTCGTCATCGTGGCGAACGCCGTTCTGCATCGTCCGACGACGCTCAAGGATGTGCGCGTCGAAGGGATTCGCAAGGTAACACAAGACGAATTACTGCTCGCGACGGAACACAACAAGGTGGTCAAGCTTATCGCGCTGGCGGAACGTGTCGGTGGCGAGTATCACCTGAGCGTCCGTCCGACGACGCTCGATAAAACGCATCTGCTCGCGACGGTCGGTGCGGGGATGATGGGCGTGATGTACCACACCGACATCAACGGCGTGATCTTTGCGGCGATTGAAGAAGAGAATCCGTATCCAACGGCAGCCGGTGTGCTCCGAGACATTACGCACGCGGCGATGTAA
- a CDS encoding MerR family transcriptional regulator, with the protein MSEHTFQQVATELNVSANTLRRWTKEFASFLSSAPVSGDGASRRFVDQDVVVLRHIKDQLSAGLSTEELIEELQAQGRGETAALTLAAREGSPAAGFVVLTDTLRAMIENQQTIQNSLQVNRNLQGVIIQDNFNLKEENIKLRERMRELEQELTELRQRDSDYRLTLEQRLARLEVEARKGVLSKLF; encoded by the coding sequence ATGTCCGAGCACACCTTTCAACAGGTTGCGACCGAACTGAATGTGTCCGCGAATACGCTGCGCCGATGGACGAAAGAATTCGCGTCCTTTCTCTCGTCCGCGCCGGTCAGCGGCGACGGCGCGTCGCGGCGATTTGTGGATCAAGACGTGGTTGTGTTGCGCCACATCAAAGATCAATTGTCTGCCGGCTTGAGCACCGAAGAATTGATCGAAGAGTTGCAAGCGCAGGGTCGCGGCGAAACCGCCGCGCTGACGCTCGCGGCACGCGAAGGATCGCCCGCCGCCGGATTCGTCGTGCTCACCGACACGTTGCGCGCGATGATCGAAAATCAGCAGACGATTCAAAACAGTTTGCAAGTCAATCGCAATTTGCAAGGGGTGATCATTCAAGATAATTTCAACTTGAAAGAAGAAAATATCAAACTGCGCGAGCGAATGCGTGAGTTGGAGCAAGAGCTGACCGAATTGCGTCAACGCGATTCCGATTATCGCTTGACGCTGGAACAGCGTTTGGCGCGACTCGAAGTCGAAGCGCGCAAAGGCGTGCTGAGTAAACTTTTCTAA
- a CDS encoding DUF1232 domain-containing protein produces MSEERKPVVAPDRGVVAQMVRTLQLVWRLLNDSRVSLFPKLIIPAAIVYIISPIDFLPDVILGLGQLDDIGVVMLSIAMFIEFCPRPIVEEHRRALESDGKEPPKSEDVIDGSYRVVPDDERR; encoded by the coding sequence ATGAGCGAAGAACGCAAACCAGTCGTTGCGCCGGATCGCGGAGTAGTCGCGCAGATGGTTCGCACGCTGCAATTGGTCTGGCGATTGCTAAACGATTCGCGCGTGTCGCTATTCCCCAAACTGATCATTCCCGCCGCGATAGTTTACATCATTTCCCCGATTGATTTCTTGCCGGATGTCATCCTCGGTTTGGGGCAATTGGACGATATTGGCGTCGTGATGTTGAGCATCGCGATGTTCATCGAGTTCTGCCCGCGTCCGATTGTCGAAGAACATCGCCGCGCGTTGGAATCGGATGGCAAAGAACCGCCCAAGTCGGAAGACGTGATTGACGGATCGTACCGGGTGGTTCCCGACGACGAGCGGCGCTAA